A genomic window from Elusimicrobiota bacterium includes:
- a CDS encoding efflux RND transporter periplasmic adaptor subunit: MNKKIVMIAALAAGAAAFGAYSLYRRGPAPHAAHQAALYQCPMHPSVTADKPGSCPICGMDLVPVEPAAQPSASTSVVTGKSICILHKCTMANCRMELPMKPGETVTCPVCGTHTAPAAGSTAKLLYYRNPMNPAVTSPVPMKDSMGMDYVPVYEEAASGASVAGQASAVVSEQKRRLIGMKTEAVAKRRLKFTVRASGKVAYDPELYNAIAEHHSAMLAREKVKDSPWPDARERADALVAAAALRLRQLGLSEDQIGAYTGAEAVPENLLIGGSGGSVWVYAQIYEYEISQIRPGLDAEITTPAYPGKTFRGKVRTVDPNLSPETRSLRARIEVPNPGGLLKLEMFVNAAIKADLGLALALPEGALLDSGARKLVFVDLGEGRLEPREVRVGREADGYYELLSGVKEGERVVTTANFLIDSESKLKALR; the protein is encoded by the coding sequence ATGAACAAGAAGATCGTGATGATCGCCGCTCTCGCCGCCGGCGCGGCGGCCTTCGGAGCCTATTCCCTCTATCGCCGCGGCCCGGCGCCGCACGCGGCCCATCAGGCGGCGCTGTACCAGTGCCCGATGCACCCCTCGGTCACAGCCGACAAGCCGGGCAGCTGCCCGATCTGCGGCATGGACCTCGTTCCCGTCGAGCCGGCGGCGCAGCCGTCCGCCTCGACCTCCGTCGTCACGGGCAAGTCGATCTGCATCCTGCACAAGTGCACGATGGCGAACTGCCGCATGGAGCTGCCGATGAAGCCCGGGGAGACGGTGACCTGCCCCGTCTGCGGCACGCACACGGCGCCGGCCGCCGGCTCGACGGCGAAGCTCCTCTACTACCGCAATCCGATGAACCCCGCGGTGACCTCTCCCGTGCCGATGAAGGACTCGATGGGCATGGACTACGTGCCAGTGTACGAGGAAGCGGCTTCCGGGGCGTCCGTCGCCGGGCAGGCCTCCGCGGTGGTCTCCGAGCAGAAGCGCCGGCTCATCGGCATGAAGACCGAGGCGGTCGCCAAGCGCCGGCTCAAGTTCACCGTGCGCGCCTCCGGCAAGGTGGCCTACGATCCCGAGCTGTACAACGCCATCGCCGAGCATCACTCGGCCATGCTCGCGCGCGAGAAGGTCAAGGACAGCCCCTGGCCCGACGCCCGGGAGCGGGCCGACGCCCTGGTGGCGGCCGCCGCCCTGCGCCTGCGCCAGCTCGGCCTGTCGGAGGACCAGATCGGCGCCTACACCGGCGCCGAGGCCGTGCCCGAGAACCTCCTCATCGGCGGCTCCGGCGGCTCGGTGTGGGTGTACGCGCAGATCTACGAGTACGAGATCTCCCAGATCCGCCCCGGCCTCGACGCCGAGATCACCACGCCCGCCTACCCCGGGAAGACCTTCCGCGGCAAGGTCCGGACCGTGGACCCGAACCTCTCGCCCGAGACCCGCTCGCTGCGGGCGCGCATCGAGGTCCCCAACCCGGGCGGCCTGCTCAAGCTCGAGATGTTCGTCAACGCCGCCATCAAGGCCGACCTAGGACTGGCGCTCGCTTTGCCCGAGGGCGCGCTCCTCGACAGCGGCGCGCGCAAGCTCGTCTTCGTCGACCTCGGCGAGGGGCGCCTCGAGCCCCGGGAGGTCCGCGTGGGCCGGGAGGCGGACGGCTATTACGAGCTCCTGTCGGGCGTCAAGGAGGGCGAGAGGGTGGTGACGACGGCCAACTTCCTCATCGACTCCGAATCGAAGCTGAAGGCGCTGCGATGA
- a CDS encoding efflux RND transporter permease subunit, which produces MIRKVIAWSAHNKFLVMALTGVAMAVGWYCMKNIPLDAIPDLSDTQVIVYSRWDRSPDIIEDQVTYPIVTSLLGAPGVKAVRGFSDFGYSYVYVVFQDGTDVYWARSRVLEYLSKILPQMPEGVRTELGPDATGVGWVYQYALVDKSGRHSLADLRSFQDWNLRYHLQAVPGVAEVASIGGFQKQYQVQVDPNALSAYRIPLGKVVDAIRDGNDDVGGRLVEFAGAEYMIRGRGYAKSVEDLEQIVVGRDKGGTPILIKSVAKVALGPDIRRGVADLDGEGDTVGGIVVMRHGENALSVIERVKARLAELKPSLPEGVELVETYDRSELIMGAIDTLKHELFTQMVLVSLVLLVFLWHIPSAIVPIVTIPISTLLAFIPLYYMGISANIMSIAGIMLSIGVLVDGSMVEVENAYKKLQLWDAGGRKGDYHKVRLEAMQEVGPSVFYSLLVVAVAFFPIFALVDQEGRLFKPLAYTKNLTMFLAAFLALTLDPAVRMMFSRMDFFVFKPKWLAWTVNQAVVGRYYAEEDHPISKALFRAYDPVCRWVLQRPWKVIAAAALVTLATVPVYLRLGSEFMPPLNEGTILFMPTTLPGISVTQAADLLQRQDEVLKSFPEVERVFGKAGRAETSTDSAPFSMMETTVVLKPMEEWRRKERWYSALPESLQKPLRRVWWDRVTWEEVVAEMDGKMKFPGVTNAWTMPIKARIDMLTTGVRTPIGIKVQGADLARIEALGLEVEAALRGVRGTRSVYAERTAGGYFVDFKLKRDQLARYGLSVKEVEMVIVSAIGGEAVTVTVEGRERYSVSVRYPRELRDNLPKLRRVLVSTDGAQIPLAQLADIELAMGPAMIRNENGLLTGYVYVDVAGRDIGGYVDEAKKKVAAAVSMPAGYSLQWSGQYENLARVREKMALLLPLTVVLIVLLMYMNTKSWVKTGIVMLAVPFSLIGAFWGFYLLDYNLSVAAWVGMIALMGLDAETGTFMLLYLDLAYADAVKAGKMRTYRDLEEAVVHGAVKRIRPKMMTVFTDFLGLMPVMWAIGAGSDLMKRIAAPIIFGLFTSFTMELVVYPAVFLLWKWHGDMRKGSVVPDAASLQVMED; this is translated from the coding sequence ATGATCAGGAAGGTCATCGCCTGGTCGGCGCACAACAAGTTCCTGGTCATGGCCCTGACGGGCGTGGCGATGGCGGTGGGCTGGTACTGCATGAAGAACATACCGCTCGACGCGATCCCGGACCTGTCCGACACCCAGGTCATCGTCTACTCCCGCTGGGACCGCTCGCCCGACATCATCGAGGACCAGGTCACCTATCCGATCGTGACCTCCCTGCTGGGCGCGCCGGGCGTCAAGGCGGTGCGCGGCTTCTCGGACTTCGGCTACTCCTACGTCTACGTGGTCTTCCAGGACGGCACCGACGTGTACTGGGCCCGCTCGCGCGTGCTCGAGTACCTGAGCAAGATCCTGCCGCAGATGCCCGAGGGCGTGCGCACCGAGCTCGGCCCCGACGCCACGGGCGTGGGCTGGGTGTACCAGTACGCGCTCGTCGACAAGAGCGGGCGCCACAGCCTGGCGGACCTGCGCTCCTTCCAGGACTGGAACCTGCGCTACCACCTGCAGGCCGTCCCCGGCGTCGCCGAGGTCGCCTCCATCGGCGGCTTCCAGAAGCAGTACCAGGTCCAGGTCGACCCCAACGCCCTGTCCGCCTACCGCATACCGCTGGGCAAGGTCGTCGACGCGATCCGCGACGGCAACGACGACGTCGGCGGACGCCTCGTCGAGTTCGCGGGGGCCGAGTACATGATCCGCGGCCGCGGCTACGCCAAGTCGGTGGAGGACCTCGAGCAGATCGTCGTCGGCCGCGACAAGGGCGGCACCCCGATCCTGATCAAGAGCGTCGCCAAGGTCGCGCTCGGTCCCGACATCCGGCGCGGCGTCGCCGACCTCGACGGGGAGGGGGACACGGTCGGAGGGATCGTCGTCATGCGTCACGGCGAGAACGCGCTGAGCGTCATCGAGAGGGTCAAGGCCCGCCTCGCCGAGCTCAAGCCCTCCTTGCCCGAGGGCGTGGAGCTCGTCGAGACCTACGACCGCTCCGAGCTGATCATGGGCGCCATCGACACGCTCAAGCACGAGCTCTTCACGCAGATGGTCCTGGTCAGCCTCGTCCTGCTCGTCTTCCTCTGGCACATCCCCTCGGCGATCGTGCCGATCGTGACCATCCCGATCTCGACCTTGCTGGCCTTCATCCCGCTGTACTACATGGGCATCAGCGCCAACATCATGTCGATCGCGGGCATCATGCTGTCCATCGGCGTGCTCGTCGACGGCTCCATGGTCGAGGTGGAGAACGCGTACAAGAAGCTCCAGCTCTGGGACGCGGGCGGGCGCAAGGGCGACTACCATAAGGTCCGCCTGGAGGCGATGCAGGAGGTCGGCCCGTCGGTGTTCTACTCTTTGCTCGTCGTCGCCGTGGCCTTCTTCCCGATCTTCGCCCTCGTCGACCAGGAAGGAAGGCTCTTCAAGCCCCTGGCCTACACGAAGAACCTGACGATGTTCCTGGCCGCCTTCCTCGCGCTGACCCTCGACCCCGCGGTTCGCATGATGTTCTCGCGCATGGACTTCTTCGTCTTCAAGCCCAAATGGCTGGCCTGGACGGTCAACCAGGCCGTCGTCGGGCGCTACTACGCGGAGGAGGATCACCCGATCAGCAAGGCCTTGTTCCGGGCCTACGATCCCGTGTGCCGCTGGGTCCTCCAGCGCCCGTGGAAGGTGATCGCCGCCGCCGCCCTCGTCACCTTGGCGACGGTCCCGGTCTACCTCCGGCTCGGCTCGGAGTTCATGCCCCCGCTCAACGAGGGGACGATCCTCTTCATGCCGACGACCTTGCCGGGCATCTCCGTCACGCAGGCCGCCGACCTCCTCCAGCGCCAGGACGAGGTGCTCAAGAGCTTCCCGGAGGTCGAGCGCGTCTTCGGCAAGGCCGGCCGCGCGGAGACGTCGACGGACTCGGCCCCGTTCTCGATGATGGAGACCACCGTGGTGCTCAAGCCCATGGAGGAGTGGCGCCGGAAGGAGCGCTGGTACTCGGCGCTGCCCGAATCCCTCCAGAAGCCCTTGCGGCGCGTCTGGTGGGACCGCGTCACCTGGGAGGAGGTGGTCGCGGAGATGGACGGGAAGATGAAGTTCCCGGGCGTCACCAACGCCTGGACCATGCCCATCAAGGCGCGCATCGACATGCTGACCACCGGCGTGCGCACGCCGATCGGCATCAAGGTGCAGGGCGCGGACCTGGCCAGGATCGAGGCCCTGGGCCTCGAGGTCGAGGCAGCCCTGCGCGGCGTGCGCGGCACGCGCTCGGTCTACGCGGAGCGCACGGCCGGAGGCTACTTCGTCGACTTCAAGCTCAAGCGGGACCAGCTGGCGCGCTACGGCCTCTCCGTGAAGGAAGTCGAGATGGTGATCGTCTCGGCCATCGGCGGCGAGGCGGTGACGGTCACCGTCGAGGGCCGGGAGCGCTACAGCGTCAGCGTCCGCTATCCGCGCGAGCTGCGCGACAACCTGCCGAAGCTGCGGCGCGTGCTCGTGTCCACGGACGGCGCGCAGATCCCGCTCGCCCAGCTCGCCGACATCGAGCTGGCGATGGGCCCCGCGATGATCCGCAACGAGAACGGCCTGCTCACCGGCTACGTCTACGTGGACGTCGCCGGGCGCGACATCGGCGGCTACGTCGACGAGGCCAAGAAGAAGGTCGCCGCCGCGGTGTCCATGCCCGCCGGCTACTCCCTGCAGTGGAGCGGCCAATACGAGAACCTCGCGCGCGTGCGCGAGAAGATGGCGCTCCTGCTGCCTCTGACCGTGGTGCTCATCGTCCTGCTCATGTACATGAACACCAAGTCCTGGGTGAAGACCGGCATCGTGATGCTCGCGGTGCCGTTCTCCCTGATCGGCGCCTTCTGGGGCTTCTACCTGCTCGACTACAACCTCTCGGTGGCGGCCTGGGTGGGCATGATCGCGCTGATGGGCCTCGACGCGGAGACGGGGACGTTCATGCTCCTTTATCTCGACCTGGCCTACGCCGACGCGGTGAAGGCGGGGAAGATGCGCACGTATAGGGATCTCGAAGAGGCGGTCGTCCACGGCGCGGTCAAGCGCATCCGCCCGAAGATGATGACGGTGTTCACCGACTTCCTCGGCCTGATGCCGGTGATGTGGGCCATCGGCGCCGGCTCCGACCTGATGAAGCGCATCGCCGCGCCCATCATCTTCGGCCTGTTCACGAGCTTCACGATGGAGCTCGTCGTCTACCCCGCGGTCTTCCTGCTCTGGAAGTGGCACGGGGACATGAGGAAGGGGAGCGTCGTGCCCGACGCCGCCTCGCTGCAGGTGATGGAAGACTGA